In Lysinibacillus sp. 2017, the DNA window GGACGGTTCGAGCATTTGACGAACAAGTCCGCGAACAAATTAAAGAAGAAATTGAACATTTATTAAACTATACATGTAAAGCGATGCATGCCACTTATGAATATGCCTATTTTGATGGATACCCGCCGGTAGTGAATCATGCGCACGATACGCAATTTATTGCGCAAGTAGCACAACAAATTCCATCGGTTGAACAAGTTTCTGTTTGTCCGCCATTTATGATTGGCGAAGATTTTGGTTATTATATGCAGCATGTTCCAGGTACATTTTTCTTCACTGGAGCCAAAAATCCAGAGTGGGAAGAGGCTTATCCACATCATCATGCGAAGTTTGACTTTGATGAGCGTGCGATGTTAATTGCGGCACAAGTTTTAGGAAAAGCGACATTAGACTATTTAAATAGCGAAGTTGAATGAAAAACTAATGCTGGACAAATAAAAATAAAATAGAGTTATTTAAGAGAGGAAGTAAGAAATGAGCGTTGGAACAAAGCTAAATATGGCTTTCTATTCGATGATTGCGATATTTACATTAACCGTAGTAGTAAACTTTTTCAGTATAAATAATATTGAAAGTAAAACAGAAGAAGCTTTAAATAATCGAGTTGAACAAATTCGTGCAGTGGATGATATTCGATTTGGGACTGCCATGCAAGGCTTATATGCTCGTTCAGTTGTTTTAGATGGGAAAGATGAGAGTTTCGAAAATTTTGAACTTTATAAGACCTATCTAACTGATGCAATCACTCATTTAGAAAGTTTAACGACAAATGAACAGATGGTTGCTTATATTGAAGAAATTAAATCGTATAACAAAGCCTTTAATAATGGGGCGTTAGATATGGTCGATACGTATAATCGAGGGGAAACGCGTTTAGCAAATGGATTTATCAATACAAAATTGCGTGATGCGAATAACGGGATTTTAGAGGTTGCGGCACAAATCGTACAATATCAAGAAGAACAACTAGATAAAATCAGCAAAGAAACAGATGCAGCCATTGCTTTAACAAAAATAGTGGCCATCATCGCTTTAATAATTTGTGTCATTATTGTATTTAGCTTTATTATATCTATTCGAAAAACAATTACTATGCCATTAAAACTAGTAGTTAGTGAAGCAAAATATGTGGCATCAGGTGATTTATCTCGTGAAGATGTTCGCATGAAAACAAAAGATGAAATTGGTCAATTAGGTGATGCATTCAATGCGATGAAAAATAATTTATCGAATTTAATCAAAAATATTCAAGTGAATTCAGAGCAGTTAAGTGGTTCTGCACAGGAGCTTTCAGCAAGTACAGAAGAAATTTCAGCATCGACCGAAGAAGTAACAATGCGCGTAGAGGCTACGACAGAAACTGCGCAAGTATCAGCACAAGCATCAACGGAAAGTGCCCGAGCGATGGAAGAAACCGCACAAGGGATACACCGAATTGCAGAAGCGACACAAGCCTTACATTCCAATTCATTAGATGCGTCACATACAGCAACGAATGGTGGAACGATTATTGTTCAAGCAAAAGACCAAATGAAAATTATTAATGAATCAACAAATTCAGTCAATGCGTTAGTCCAAAAATTAGCGCAACAAACAGAGGAAATTAATAATATTTCAAAAGTCATTACAGATATTACGGATCAAACGAACTTGTTATCATTAAATGCAGCGATCGAAGCCGCACGTGCAGGAGAGCATGGAAAAGGCTTCGCTGTTGTAGCAGATGAAGTTCGTAAGCTAGCCGAACAATCGAAAAACTCAGCAAGCTCAATCGTTAGCTTAACACTAGAAATTAAAGCAGACACCGAAAATGTAGAGCGCGCTGTATCAGAATCGTTAGTATCCGTAAAAGACGGCGTTCAAATTATTACGGAAGCGGGCGAGTCGTTTACATCGATTGCAAAAGCAGTCAATCAAATGACAACGCAAATTCAAGAAATTTCCGCAACGTCAGAGCAATTATCAGCAAGTGCGGAAGAGGTAACCGCTTCTGTTAATGAAATTGCCATTGGTTCAAGTGAATCGAGTAGCAATCTTGAAATGATAGCTGCAGCAGTAGAGGAACAATCTGCAACAATGCAACAAGTTAATGCAGTAGCCATTACATTAACGGAAAATGCACAGGATTTACAAAGCGAAATCCAACAATTTAAAGTACGTTAATAAAACGCCTCCTATAGCTTAGACAGCTGTAGGAGGCGTTTTTTGTAAGTAAGTAAATTGTAAATCGCTCGTAGTATGGATAATTTTAAAAATAAAGTGTACTTCACGTCTAGGCAACAGCGCCAGCTCCTCGAGCTTTTCGGCCCCTCCTACGAAAGTGGTGGAACGTTTACTTTCTTGTCGGGTCCTCCAAAGCTTATCGGGGCTAAACGGCTCTTTAGCACTTTTGTTCTTATGGTGTTTGGGTGAAATAATTGAGTTCTTCATCAAATTCTGCATAATCAAAGTAAATCATCGGGAATAAAAAGCGATGATCCGTTTTTAAATCGCGTAAAATCACATGATCTCGGCCCGCTGCTTCAACGACCCCACGAACCGCACGCGTATTGTTGCCCGCAACCGCATTATCAAACGAAAAATAAAAGTTCCCAGGTTTTCCTCGATTTAAACGTAAAATGTTTTCAATATAGGATTCTTCGCGCGGAAACGTCGAACCTTGTAAATTTGCTTGGGACGGTATACCAGACGGATTCATTTGTTGCATTGGAGAAGTCCAATAGTAAGTCAATTTTGCATCCTTTCTATAAGAAAATTACATGTTAATACAATCGGAAGTCGTTGGCGAAAAGAAGCAACGTGCCTTAAAGTGCCCGCTATGCAACTGTTCATAGTACTGCTTATGGACATTCGCCTTCTGCTTCAGCCCGCATGATAGAGTTAGTAGCGTAGTATATCGATTATTTGTTTGAAAGTCAGGCGAATGAAGCACCTCCTTTTCAAACAGTATATGCACCATTGAAAAAATGATGATTTCAAAATGGCGTATAATTTTATGGAAACTTGAATAACCTATGTGAAATAATTATGTAAAAATTTTTAACAAATTGGGTGAGCAGGGGTGATGATACTGTTTGAGGACAGAATATAAGAAATTCATCAAAAAATAAGAAAGAAGTGAATAGGTGGAACAACCTAAAGTACAATGGAAACTTGCACTTGTCATTGTCATTTGTGCTACTGTTGCAATCGCTTTTGGAAAATGGATGAATCCACAGATACCGTGGTTTTTATATATCGTATTATTGTGCATTGGCTTTTTTGTTCATACCGTAATTTTAATTTGTCAAACGGACAGTGAGCAAAAAACGACCGATACCCACTTGAAAAAGAAAGCTTGATTGACGCCAATCAAGCTTTTTTCTTTTTCGCTTTTTCGTTACGTAAAAAATCTTCTTCATCTAAAAAATGGAGCTATCTGACGAGTCAAATAGCTCCATTAACATGTATTAATTAGATGGCTAAAAGCTTCTCTAATTTTTCGTTATCTAATAAGTTCCCAACTAAGAACTCACCGAATTCGCCGTAGCGAGCTGATACTTCATCAAAGCGCATTTCATAAACGATTTTTTTGAATTCTAACATATTATCAGAGAATAAAGTTACGCCCCATTCGTGATCGTCTAGACCAACAGAACCTGTAATGATTTGTTTGATTTTACCAGCGTAACTACGACCGATTAAACCGTGTGAATACATTAATTCACGACGTTCTTCCATTGAAAGCATGTACCAGTTGTCGTTACCTTCACGTTTTTTATCCATTGGATAGAAACAAACGTATTTAGACTTTGGTAATTCAGGGTATAAACGCGCACGAATATGTGGGTTTTGGTAAGGATCTTCATCTGATTTCCCTGCTAAGTAGTTTGATAATTCGACTACTGACACATATGAATACGTTGGAATTGTGAAATCTGCAATCGCAAGTTTCGCAAATTTTGTTTCGATTTCATTTAATTCTTCTGGTGTTTCACGTAACGTCATCATCATAAAGTCTGCTTTTTGACCAATGATTGAGTAGAAGGCATTTGAGCCAGTATCTTTATTTAGATCCTCTAAGTATTGGATAAATTCTTTTGTTGCTGCTTCGCGCTCTTCAGCTGAAACTAATTTCCATGATGTCCAATCCATTGAACGGAATTCATGTAATGCGTACCAGCCATCTAATGTAATTGCTGCTTCATTCATATTATAAACACTCCTCGTTATTGAAAATGATTCACAATTAGTTTAGCACAAAAGCATTAAAAAAAATCGACTGAAACCCGCAAAATGGCAGATTTCATCAATTTGACATGACTTTCATTTGCGGTATGCTAAAGGAAATAGAAATTAACTATAGGAGTTAAAATTATGACTGAAATTTTTGAGCAAACGAACTGGCGTTTTATCGATCAATCGATTAGTGCCAACAAGCGCTCACCGTTAGAATCCTTTGCGGTGGATGATACACTTTGCCATCTTATTGGACAAAATAGGAGCAATCCCGCTATTCGTACTTGG includes these proteins:
- a CDS encoding methyl-accepting chemotaxis protein, coding for MSVGTKLNMAFYSMIAIFTLTVVVNFFSINNIESKTEEALNNRVEQIRAVDDIRFGTAMQGLYARSVVLDGKDESFENFELYKTYLTDAITHLESLTTNEQMVAYIEEIKSYNKAFNNGALDMVDTYNRGETRLANGFINTKLRDANNGILEVAAQIVQYQEEQLDKISKETDAAIALTKIVAIIALIICVIIVFSFIISIRKTITMPLKLVVSEAKYVASGDLSREDVRMKTKDEIGQLGDAFNAMKNNLSNLIKNIQVNSEQLSGSAQELSASTEEISASTEEVTMRVEATTETAQVSAQASTESARAMEETAQGIHRIAEATQALHSNSLDASHTATNGGTIIVQAKDQMKIINESTNSVNALVQKLAQQTEEINNISKVITDITDQTNLLSLNAAIEAARAGEHGKGFAVVADEVRKLAEQSKNSASSIVSLTLEIKADTENVERAVSESLVSVKDGVQIITEAGESFTSIAKAVNQMTTQIQEISATSEQLSASAEEVTASVNEIAIGSSESSSNLEMIAAAVEEQSATMQQVNAVAITLTENAQDLQSEIQQFKVR
- the gerQ gene encoding spore coat protein GerQ; the encoded protein is MQQMNPSGIPSQANLQGSTFPREESYIENILRLNRGKPGNFYFSFDNAVAGNNTRAVRGVVEAAGRDHVILRDLKTDHRFLFPMIYFDYAEFDEELNYFTQTP
- the hemQ gene encoding hydrogen peroxide-dependent heme synthase, whose translation is MNEAAITLDGWYALHEFRSMDWTSWKLVSAEEREAATKEFIQYLEDLNKDTGSNAFYSIIGQKADFMMMTLRETPEELNEIETKFAKLAIADFTIPTYSYVSVVELSNYLAGKSDEDPYQNPHIRARLYPELPKSKYVCFYPMDKKREGNDNWYMLSMEERRELMYSHGLIGRSYAGKIKQIITGSVGLDDHEWGVTLFSDNMLEFKKIVYEMRFDEVSARYGEFGEFLVGNLLDNEKLEKLLAI